In the genome of Microcoleus vaginatus PCC 9802, the window TTCTCGACACCATAGCCGCCGCCGAAGGAACCGCTAGCCCCGACGGCTACCGCACCCAGTACACCGGCACGAAATTTGTCAGTTTTCAAGATCATCCCAGACAAATGAGGTGCGGTCGTCGTTACCGCAAAAAACTCTGTTCCGATGCAGCGGGGCGATATCAGTTTCTCAGCACCACGTGGGACAGATTTGCCAAAAAATTTGGCGTCCGCGATTTCAGCCCAGAAAATCAAGATTTGATGGCTATAGAGTTAATCCGAGAAAAAGGTGCCTTAGAAGATATAGAAGCGGGTCGATTAGAGTCAGCAGTGAGAAAACTCGCTTACATCTGGCCATCTTTTCGCCGTTATGGTGGTTCTGTGGAATCGTCGATGCCCACACTCGAAGCCATGTATCAGAAAAATTTGGGGATTGACCGCCCAGGATTGGTTGTTAGTAATTAGTGAACAGTCCCAGGACGAGTTTAGATTGGGGTTTGGCAATTTTGGATTCAATTTTAACATCCAAATTGAAAATGAGGGAGTTATGGGTGATGTCTATTCTTCGGAAATTTAAAAATTAGGCTAATTTTCCATCTTCCATGTGAAGGATGCGATCGGCAATATCCAAAATTCGGTTATCGTGGGTTACTAACAAAATAGTACAACCCTGTTCTTTGGCTAGTTGCTGCATCAAATTCACGACTTCGCGACCGGATTTGCTGTCCAGGGCGGCTGTGGGTTCATCAGCCAAAACAATTTGCGGTTGACTGACCAAAGCCCGGGCGATCGCAACTCTTTGTTTCTGTCCTCCCGACAAATCCTCTGGATAATAGTTAATTCGCTGTTCCAGTCCTACTAACTCTAGCATTTTTGCAGAGCGATCGCGCATTTGAGAACGCGACAAATTCCCGTGAACTTCCAAACCCATCTGCACGTTTTGCAGCGCCGTCAAACTGCGGTGCAAGTTGTGCGCCTGAAAAATATAGCCTATTTTGCGCCGCGCCTTTACCAATTGGTCTGCACTAGCTTTGCACATTTCTTGACCGAGAATTTTGAGACTTCCTGATTGACCGGATCTCAGCCCGCCAATCAAAGTTAAAAGCGTGGTTTTTCCAGAACCAGAAGGTCCCGTCATCAGCACGATTTCACCTGCCTCAACGTCGAGATTAATGTCAAAAAGTACCTGTTTTCGCAGTTGACCTTGACCGAAGTAGTGGTCGAGTTGGTGCGCGGAAACTACAGGTGCAGGAATCTGTAATGGGTTGGTAGTTGGGTAGAGAGTAGTAGAGTTCATAACTTTTTGGTTTGAGGTTTTAGATTAAAGAATAAATAGCTTTTGTCGCAGACAATGCAGAGAAAAAACAAGAGAATGATTACCAAAAATAGGTCTGTAATCAGGACTTTATAGCAATCCTCAATCATTTGTAAATTTCTTACTCCCTCCCCTTGATAAGGGGAGGGCTGGGGTGGGGTAAAAAATTTACGACTCATTTATGATTGCTATATACAAAATCTGGCTTTAATACCCCCTTTATTCTTTAGTCTGGGGAAGCGGACTTCGTTTGTGTACAAAGGTTTCAACCGCCGAGTCTTATAAACTGATTCATTTTCCCTTAAAACATATCTGCGGGATCGGCTGCTTGCAGTTTCCGAGTGGCAATTGCTCCAGAAATAGTGCACATAATCACGTTCAAAAGTAATACTATAAATGCTCTAAGCAGCGTCATATAAAGGGGTAAATTTGTAGCTGTGCGAGTTAAAGAGTAGAGTCCGAGAGAGACTCCTACTCCGGGCAAAAAGC includes:
- a CDS encoding ATP-binding cassette domain-containing protein, with protein sequence MNSTTLYPTTNPLQIPAPVVSAHQLDHYFGQGQLRKQVLFDINLDVEAGEIVLMTGPSGSGKTTLLTLIGGLRSGQSGSLKILGQEMCKASADQLVKARRKIGYIFQAHNLHRSLTALQNVQMGLEVHGNLSRSQMRDRSAKMLELVGLEQRINYYPEDLSGGQKQRVAIARALVSQPQIVLADEPTAALDSKSGREVVNLMQQLAKEQGCTILLVTHDNRILDIADRILHMEDGKLA